The following are from one region of the Achromobacter xylosoxidans genome:
- a CDS encoding pyridoxal-phosphate dependent enzyme: MQMNPSLSGLRCIRCASLWPPADYPEGCPSCLEAGHPASLECLYESSAEGAMPLPVLNAVTLGEGATPCLAVPALAQTEGVGQLWLKCESANPTGSHKDRMAAQLVSRARLAGATRVAAASSGNAGVSLAAYCAAARLEADIAITSNCPPLQREAMQRFGARLTAFEDSLSRWPHVEDLCRNRGAFAGTNYLNPPVGTHPYGVEGYKPIALEILESCGVPSDIVVPTARGDLLWGIFLGWQHLLQTGRIARLPRLHAVEPYARLSRARATGDARKQWDGVTDQYSIAGSTSTLQSLEALTRSGGTPVEISDAAAAQAQQRLERMGLATELSSAAALAAVSRLRRSGLLDAESSVVLIVTSDGRRG, from the coding sequence ATGCAGATGAACCCTAGCTTGTCCGGCCTGCGCTGCATCCGTTGCGCCAGCCTGTGGCCGCCAGCCGATTACCCAGAAGGCTGCCCCAGCTGCCTGGAAGCCGGCCACCCCGCCAGCCTGGAATGCCTGTACGAATCCTCGGCCGAAGGCGCCATGCCCCTGCCGGTGCTGAACGCCGTCACGCTGGGCGAAGGCGCCACCCCCTGTCTCGCCGTGCCCGCGCTGGCGCAGACCGAAGGCGTGGGCCAGCTCTGGCTGAAATGCGAAAGCGCCAACCCCACCGGCAGCCACAAGGACCGCATGGCGGCCCAACTGGTGTCGCGCGCGCGCCTGGCCGGCGCCACCCGCGTGGCGGCCGCCTCCAGCGGCAATGCCGGCGTCTCGCTGGCCGCCTATTGCGCCGCCGCGCGGCTGGAGGCCGACATCGCCATCACCAGCAACTGCCCGCCCTTGCAGCGCGAGGCCATGCAGCGCTTCGGCGCCCGGCTCACCGCCTTCGAGGACAGCCTGAGCCGCTGGCCCCATGTCGAGGACCTGTGCCGCAACCGCGGCGCCTTCGCCGGCACCAACTATCTGAATCCGCCTGTCGGCACCCACCCTTACGGCGTGGAAGGCTACAAGCCCATCGCGCTGGAAATCCTGGAAAGCTGCGGCGTTCCCAGCGACATCGTGGTGCCCACCGCGCGCGGCGATCTGCTGTGGGGCATCTTCCTGGGCTGGCAGCATCTGCTGCAAACCGGCCGCATTGCGCGTCTGCCTCGCCTGCACGCGGTGGAGCCATACGCTCGCCTGTCGCGCGCCCGCGCCACGGGCGACGCGCGCAAGCAATGGGACGGCGTGACGGACCAGTATTCAATCGCGGGCAGCACCAGCACGCTGCAGTCGCTGGAAGCCTTGACGCGCTCGGGCGGCACGCCGGTGGAGATCTCGGACGCCGCTGCCGCGCAAGCGCAGCAGCGGCTGGAACGCATGGGCCTGGCGACCGAACTGTCGTCGGCCGCGGCGCTGGCTGCCGTGTCTCGGCTGCGGCGCTCGGGCCTGCTGGACGCGGAGTCGTCCGTGGTGTTGATCGTGACCTCGGACGGCCGCCGCGGCTAG
- a CDS encoding LysR family transcriptional regulator: MTFTLKQVETFRTVYETESVTAAARRLDVSPATVSATLAALEASIELRLFERVRQRMQRTPEATLLYEEIRRLNVGLESLGRKIRAIRGAAQPRLRIGCIHAYSGAIISDTIARFRERYPDTGLYLQIRDSNTLRDMVVSGELDLAAVADESELEGLRGHRLASLRAVAVFPKGHPLARLEQVDFSHLADADVIALNAEDGSRKRLDALLAQAGQSLKVAIETPYSSTVCQLALAGHGVGIANPATAVGMAAAGLCYRPLAAPVHFECHMILHGSRPLSEAGKFWATCLRGALAPLVESFGV, encoded by the coding sequence ATGACCTTCACGCTCAAGCAGGTCGAGACCTTCCGCACCGTCTACGAAACGGAAAGCGTCACCGCCGCCGCCAGGCGGCTGGACGTGTCGCCCGCCACCGTCAGCGCGACCTTGGCGGCACTGGAAGCCAGCATCGAGCTGCGCCTGTTTGAGCGCGTGCGCCAGCGCATGCAGCGCACGCCCGAGGCGACGCTGTTGTATGAAGAAATCCGCCGCCTGAATGTCGGGCTGGAAAGCCTGGGCCGCAAGATCCGCGCCATCCGCGGCGCCGCGCAGCCGCGGCTGCGCATCGGCTGCATCCATGCCTATAGCGGCGCCATCATCAGCGACACCATCGCGCGCTTTCGGGAACGCTATCCCGATACCGGCCTGTATCTGCAGATCCGGGATTCCAATACCTTGCGCGACATGGTGGTGTCGGGCGAACTGGACCTGGCGGCGGTGGCCGACGAATCCGAGCTGGAAGGCTTGCGCGGCCATCGGCTGGCCAGCCTGCGCGCCGTGGCGGTCTTTCCCAAGGGGCATCCGCTGGCGCGGCTGGAACAAGTGGATTTTTCGCACCTGGCCGACGCCGACGTGATCGCGCTGAACGCCGAGGACGGCTCGCGCAAGCGCCTGGACGCGCTGTTGGCGCAGGCGGGGCAAAGCCTGAAGGTGGCCATCGAGACGCCATATTCAAGCACGGTGTGCCAACTGGCGCTGGCGGGACACGGTGTGGGTATCGCCAACCCTGCGACGGCGGTCGGCATGGCGGCGGCGGGCTTGTGCTACCGCCCGCTGGCCGCGCCGGTGCATTTCGAATGCCACATGATCCTGCACGGCAGCCGCCCCTTGTCCGAGGCGGGCAAGTTCTGGGCGACCTGCCTGCGCGGCGCGCTGGCGCCGCTGGTGGAGAGCTTCGGCGTCTAG
- the recO gene encoding DNA repair protein RecO: protein MSRRAPRVQDRPGYMLHATAWRETSLIVQTFSRDHGCVAMVAKGAKRPYSVLRPVLSAFQPLLLSWTGNGEVKTLTRAEIAGIRPLTGTALMSAWYMNELLLRLLPREDAHPLLFDAYDFALQQLSGGTRAAGALRRFEWTLLRETGYGVDEDPPDFDDAAIEPALRRDLRERLAEILAGRPLSTRRVLLDLQRI from the coding sequence ATGAGTAGACGGGCGCCCCGCGTCCAGGATCGCCCCGGATATATGTTGCACGCCACCGCGTGGCGTGAGACATCCCTCATCGTTCAGACTTTCTCCCGCGATCACGGCTGCGTGGCCATGGTCGCCAAGGGCGCCAAGCGCCCGTATTCCGTCCTGCGTCCCGTGCTGTCCGCGTTCCAGCCGCTGCTGCTGTCGTGGACCGGCAATGGCGAGGTCAAGACGCTGACGCGCGCCGAGATCGCGGGCATCCGCCCGCTGACCGGCACCGCGCTGATGTCGGCCTGGTACATGAACGAGCTGCTGCTGCGGCTGCTGCCGCGCGAAGACGCCCACCCGCTGCTGTTCGACGCTTACGACTTCGCCTTGCAGCAACTGTCCGGCGGCACCCGCGCTGCGGGCGCGCTGCGCCGTTTCGAATGGACGCTGCTGCGCGAGACCGGCTATGGCGTGGACGAGGATCCCCCCGATTTCGACGATGCGGCGATCGAGCCGGCCCTGCGCCGCGACCTGCGCGAACGGCTGGCCGAAATCCTGGCGGGCCGACCCTTGTCGACCCGGCGCGTGTTGCTGGACCTGCAACGCATCTGA
- the era gene encoding GTPase Era has product MSDTPFRTGFVAIVGRPNVGKSTLTNALIGSKISIVSRKAQTTRHRIHGVLTREHEQFVFVDTPGFQTRHGGAMNRMMNRVVTQALADVDVVVHVVEAGKWSEGDAKLLPLLPAPERTILVVSKIDALKNRDDLFAFVSKIMALHPFGAVVPVSATKNQQLDQLLEEIASRLPEGEPMFEEDTLTDRPMRFIAAELVREKIFRLVGDELPYGCTVVIEQWEETSKGASINACVVVERDSHKPILLGAGGMHMKRIATEARQDIAKLLDKPVHLEVYIKVRKGWSDREGALRDLGYE; this is encoded by the coding sequence ATGAGCGATACCCCTTTTCGTACCGGCTTCGTCGCCATCGTGGGCCGCCCCAACGTGGGCAAGTCCACCCTGACGAACGCCCTGATCGGTTCCAAGATTTCCATCGTGTCGCGCAAGGCGCAGACTACGCGCCACCGCATCCACGGCGTGTTGACGCGCGAGCACGAGCAGTTCGTATTCGTCGATACCCCCGGTTTCCAGACGCGGCATGGCGGCGCCATGAACCGCATGATGAACCGCGTGGTCACGCAGGCCCTGGCCGACGTGGACGTGGTGGTGCACGTGGTGGAAGCCGGCAAATGGTCCGAGGGCGACGCCAAGCTGCTGCCGCTCTTGCCCGCGCCGGAGCGCACCATCCTGGTCGTCTCCAAGATCGACGCACTGAAGAATCGCGACGACCTGTTCGCCTTCGTCTCCAAGATCATGGCGCTGCATCCGTTCGGCGCCGTGGTGCCCGTCAGCGCCACCAAGAACCAGCAGTTGGACCAGCTGCTGGAGGAAATCGCGTCGCGCCTGCCGGAAGGCGAGCCGATGTTCGAGGAAGACACGCTGACCGACCGTCCCATGCGCTTCATCGCCGCCGAATTGGTGCGCGAGAAGATCTTCCGCCTGGTCGGCGACGAACTGCCCTACGGCTGTACCGTCGTCATCGAGCAATGGGAAGAGACCAGCAAGGGTGCCAGCATCAATGCCTGCGTGGTGGTCGAGCGCGACAGCCACAAGCCCATCCTGTTGGGCGCGGGCGGCATGCACATGAAGCGCATCGCCACGGAGGCGCGGCAGGACATCGCCAAGCTGCTGGACAAGCCGGTGCACCTGGAGGTCTACATCAAGGTGCGCAAGGGCTGGTCCGACCGCGAGGGTGCGCTGCGCGATCTGGGCTATGAGTAG
- the rnc gene encoding ribonuclease III, with protein MSLATLENRLDHHFSDPALLEQALTHRSHGARHNERLEFLGDSVLNFVVAAMLFERYSKIDEGDLSRLRANLVKQASLADIAQRLELSQYLRLGEGELKSGGFRRPSILADTVEALFGAVFLDAGFDAARRVIVRQYQPVLASVDPKTLGKDAKTLLQEFLQGRKLALPVYTVVATHGAAHSQQFEVECAIPALEIKVMAPGASRRAAEQSAAKLALEAALAVSPATKAARKSGKARKTAQLSLPVAVAQETK; from the coding sequence ATGTCGCTAGCCACGCTAGAAAACCGCCTGGACCACCACTTCAGTGATCCGGCATTGCTCGAACAGGCGCTGACGCATCGCAGCCACGGCGCGCGCCACAACGAGCGCCTGGAATTCCTCGGGGATTCCGTGCTGAACTTCGTCGTTGCAGCGATGCTGTTCGAGCGTTATTCCAAAATCGACGAAGGCGACTTGTCGCGCCTGCGGGCCAATCTGGTCAAGCAGGCCTCGCTGGCGGATATCGCCCAGCGGCTGGAACTGTCGCAGTATCTGCGCCTGGGCGAGGGCGAATTGAAGAGCGGCGGTTTCCGCCGTCCTTCGATCCTGGCCGACACGGTCGAGGCCCTGTTCGGCGCCGTGTTCCTGGATGCAGGCTTCGACGCCGCCCGCCGCGTGATCGTGCGCCAGTACCAGCCGGTGCTGGCCTCGGTCGATCCCAAGACCCTGGGCAAGGACGCCAAGACCTTGCTGCAGGAATTCCTGCAGGGCCGCAAGCTGGCGCTGCCGGTGTACACGGTGGTCGCCACGCATGGCGCGGCCCATAGCCAGCAGTTCGAAGTCGAGTGCGCCATTCCGGCGCTCGAGATCAAGGTGATGGCGCCTGGCGCCAGCCGCCGCGCCGCCGAGCAATCGGCGGCCAAGCTGGCGCTGGAGGCCGCGTTGGCCGTCAGCCCGGCGACCAAGGCTGCCCGCAAGTCGGGCAAGGCGCGCAAAACCGCGCAATTGTCGCTGCCGGTGGCAGTGGCTCAAGAGACTAAATGA
- the lepB gene encoding signal peptidase I encodes MSWNFALILFILLVLTGFIWVLDLAVLRKGRERRAQAAMAQYDAALVGDAQEAERLRREAGDAARRMPWWIEYAVSFFPVILFVFMLRSFVVEPFRIPSGSMLPTLQSGDLILVNKFSYGLRLPVIDKKVIDVGKPQRGDVFVFRYPVDPNIDYIKRVVGLPGDEVAYLDKKLYINGELVPHVRDGDYFEPDRVSYIAQYNEKLGDVEHKILLDEGTPQRLDPIPSFPFRENCQYSRNGVRCKVPEGQFFAMGDNRDNSADSRYWGFVPEANIVGRAFFIWMNFSDLSRIGRFN; translated from the coding sequence ATGAGTTGGAACTTTGCCCTGATTCTTTTTATTTTGCTGGTGTTGACCGGCTTTATCTGGGTGCTTGATCTGGCAGTGCTGCGCAAGGGCCGCGAACGCCGGGCCCAGGCGGCAATGGCGCAATACGATGCGGCCCTGGTCGGCGACGCCCAGGAAGCCGAGCGCCTGCGCCGCGAAGCCGGCGACGCTGCGCGCCGCATGCCGTGGTGGATCGAATACGCCGTCAGCTTCTTCCCCGTCATTCTGTTCGTGTTCATGCTGCGCTCGTTCGTGGTCGAGCCGTTCCGCATTCCGTCGGGCTCCATGCTGCCGACCCTGCAATCGGGCGACCTGATCCTGGTGAACAAGTTCAGCTATGGCCTGCGCCTGCCGGTCATCGACAAGAAGGTCATCGACGTGGGCAAGCCCCAGCGCGGCGACGTGTTCGTGTTCCGCTATCCCGTGGATCCGAACATCGACTACATCAAGCGCGTGGTCGGCCTGCCGGGCGACGAGGTCGCCTACCTGGACAAAAAGCTCTACATCAACGGCGAATTGGTGCCGCATGTGCGCGACGGCGACTACTTCGAACCGGATCGTGTGTCGTATATTGCGCAATATAATGAGAAGTTGGGCGACGTTGAGCACAAAATCCTGCTTGATGAAGGCACGCCGCAGCGACTTGACCCGATACCGAGTTTCCCATTCCGCGAAAACTGCCAATACAGCCGAAATGGGGTACGCTGCAAAGTACCCGAGGGGCAGTTTTTCGCCATGGGCGATAATCGGGATAACAGCGCTGACAGCCGATACTGGGGCTTCGTACCGGAAGCCAATATCGTCGGACGCGCGTTCTTCATCTGGATGAATTTCAGCGATCTCAGCCGCATCGGCCGGTTCAACTGA
- the lepA gene encoding translation elongation factor 4 — protein MQHIRNFSIIAHIDHGKSTLADRLIQRCGGLADREMSAQVLDSMEIERERGITIKAQTAALHYKAQDGKVYNLNLIDTPGHVDFSYEVSRSLSACEGALLVVDASQGVEAQTVANCYTAIELGVEVLPVLNKMDLPQADPDGARQEVEDVIGIDASQAVLASAKTGMGIDEILEMVVARVPPPKGDPDAPLQALIIDSWFDNYVGVVMLVRIINGVLKPKDKILLMASGATHLCEQTGVFTPKSQQRPHLSAGEVGFIIAGIKQLEDAKVGDTVTLANKPAAEPLPGFKEVKPQVFAGLYPVESSEYDQLRDSLEKLKLNDAALMFEPEVSQALGFGFRCGFLGLLHMEIVQERLEREFDMDIITTAPSVVYEVEQRDGSVITVESPSRMPEIGKIADIREPIVKVTLFMPQDYVGPVMTLCNNKRGVQVNMSYHGRQVHLVYEIPLAEIVLDFFDKLKSVSRGYASMDYEFLEYRSADVVRVDLLINNDRVDALAVIVHRSNARHRARDVVTRMRGLIPRQMFDVVIQAAIGAEIIARENVKALRKNVLAKCYGGDISRKKKLLEKQKAGKKRMKQVGSVEIPQEAFLAILQVEDK, from the coding sequence ATGCAGCATATTCGCAACTTCTCCATCATTGCCCACATCGATCACGGCAAATCGACCCTGGCCGATCGCCTGATCCAGCGCTGCGGCGGATTGGCGGATCGCGAGATGTCGGCGCAGGTCCTCGATTCCATGGAAATCGAGCGCGAGCGCGGCATCACCATCAAGGCCCAGACCGCGGCCCTGCACTACAAGGCGCAGGACGGCAAGGTCTACAACCTGAACCTGATCGACACCCCGGGACACGTGGACTTCTCGTATGAAGTCAGCCGTTCCCTGTCGGCCTGCGAAGGCGCGCTGCTGGTGGTGGACGCCTCGCAGGGCGTGGAAGCGCAGACCGTGGCCAACTGCTACACCGCCATCGAGCTGGGCGTGGAAGTCCTGCCCGTGCTGAACAAGATGGACCTGCCGCAGGCCGATCCCGACGGCGCCCGCCAGGAAGTCGAGGACGTAATCGGCATCGACGCCTCGCAGGCGGTGCTGGCCAGCGCCAAGACCGGCATGGGCATCGACGAGATCCTGGAAATGGTCGTGGCCCGCGTGCCGCCGCCCAAGGGCGATCCCGACGCGCCGCTGCAGGCCCTCATCATCGATTCGTGGTTCGACAACTACGTGGGCGTGGTGATGCTGGTGCGCATCATCAACGGCGTGCTCAAGCCCAAGGACAAGATCCTGCTGATGGCGTCCGGCGCCACCCACCTGTGCGAGCAGACCGGCGTGTTCACGCCGAAGTCGCAGCAGCGTCCGCATCTGTCGGCGGGCGAAGTGGGCTTCATCATCGCCGGCATCAAGCAGCTGGAAGACGCCAAGGTGGGCGATACCGTCACTCTGGCCAACAAGCCCGCGGCCGAGCCGCTGCCCGGCTTCAAGGAAGTGAAGCCGCAGGTGTTCGCGGGCCTGTACCCCGTGGAAAGCTCCGAATACGACCAGCTGCGCGATTCGCTTGAAAAGCTCAAGCTGAACGACGCCGCGCTGATGTTCGAGCCGGAAGTATCGCAGGCGCTGGGCTTCGGCTTCCGTTGCGGCTTCCTGGGTCTTTTGCACATGGAAATCGTGCAGGAGCGCCTGGAGCGCGAATTCGACATGGACATCATCACCACCGCGCCGTCGGTGGTGTACGAGGTCGAACAGCGCGACGGTTCCGTGATCACCGTGGAAAGCCCGTCGCGCATGCCGGAGATCGGCAAGATCGCCGACATCCGCGAACCCATCGTGAAGGTCACGCTGTTCATGCCGCAGGACTACGTGGGTCCTGTCATGACGCTGTGCAATAACAAGCGCGGCGTGCAGGTCAACATGAGCTATCACGGCCGCCAGGTGCATCTGGTGTACGAGATCCCGCTGGCCGAGATCGTGCTGGACTTCTTCGACAAGCTGAAGTCGGTCTCGCGCGGCTACGCCTCGATGGACTACGAGTTCCTGGAGTACCGCTCGGCCGACGTGGTGCGCGTGGACCTGCTGATCAACAACGACCGTGTCGACGCGCTGGCCGTGATCGTCCACCGCAGCAACGCGCGCCACCGCGCCCGCGACGTGGTCACGCGCATGCGCGGCTTGATTCCGCGTCAGATGTTCGATGTGGTCATCCAGGCCGCCATCGGCGCCGAAATCATCGCGCGCGAAAACGTCAAGGCGCTGCGCAAGAACGTGCTGGCCAAGTGCTACGGCGGCGACATCTCGCGCAAGAAGAAGCTGCTGGAAAAGCAGAAGGCCGGCAAGAAGCGCATGAAGCAGGTGGGTAGCGTGGAAATTCCGCAGGAGGCGTTCCTGGCCATCCTGCAGGTGGAAGACAAATAA
- a CDS encoding DegQ family serine endoprotease, translated as MMAGAYAPAAIAQAPTVALPDFTSIVEKADPAVVNIRTTATVPVRGMGPGGGNDPYELFRWFFGPEFQPPGGGQPGPSQRQRPQPSQPEERTVPRGVGSGFFISDDGYILTNNHVVVDATDIYVTLTDGREFKAKVIGTDERTDVALIKIEAKDMTPLVIGDPKQLKKGQWVLAIGSPFGLDSTVTSGIVSAIGRDTGEYLPFIQTDVAVNPGNSGGPLINLQGEVVGINSQIISRSGGFMGISLAIPIDEAMRVVDQLRATGKVTRGRVGVQIGEVGKDVAEAIGLPKAEGALVSSVEADGPAEQAGVQPGDVILKFNGEPIKRWSDLPRIVGETKPGTRADMEVWRKGKNLTLSVKVGEIPTEKAAGASKKGAPPVPEVTNALGLGVVDVPADVQKKLRIKGGVQVKVAEGAAAKAGLQEGDIVLALNDTDVTGAKQFGELVAKLDKGRAAGLLVRRGDQTQWVAVPASK; from the coding sequence ATGATGGCCGGCGCCTACGCGCCTGCCGCCATCGCCCAGGCGCCGACGGTGGCGCTGCCTGATTTCACGAGCATTGTCGAAAAGGCCGACCCTGCGGTCGTCAACATCCGCACGACGGCCACGGTGCCGGTGCGCGGCATGGGTCCCGGCGGCGGCAACGATCCCTATGAACTGTTCCGTTGGTTCTTCGGCCCCGAATTCCAACCGCCCGGCGGCGGCCAGCCGGGCCCGTCGCAACGCCAGCGCCCGCAGCCTTCGCAGCCCGAAGAGCGCACCGTGCCGCGCGGCGTGGGCTCCGGCTTCTTCATTTCCGATGACGGCTACATCCTGACCAATAACCACGTGGTGGTGGACGCGACGGACATTTACGTCACGCTGACCGACGGCCGCGAGTTCAAGGCCAAGGTCATCGGCACGGACGAGCGCACCGACGTGGCGCTGATCAAGATCGAAGCCAAGGACATGACCCCCCTGGTCATCGGCGATCCCAAGCAGCTGAAGAAGGGACAGTGGGTGCTGGCCATCGGTTCGCCGTTCGGCCTGGATTCCACCGTGACTTCTGGCATCGTCAGCGCCATCGGCCGCGATACCGGCGAATACCTGCCGTTCATCCAGACCGACGTTGCGGTCAACCCGGGCAACTCGGGCGGTCCGCTGATCAACCTGCAGGGTGAAGTGGTGGGCATCAATTCCCAGATCATTTCGCGCAGCGGCGGCTTCATGGGCATTTCGCTGGCCATTCCCATCGATGAAGCCATGCGCGTGGTGGACCAGCTGCGCGCCACCGGCAAGGTCACGCGCGGCCGCGTCGGCGTGCAGATCGGCGAAGTCGGCAAGGATGTGGCCGAAGCCATCGGCCTGCCCAAGGCCGAGGGTGCGCTGGTCAGCAGCGTGGAAGCCGACGGCCCCGCCGAGCAGGCAGGCGTGCAACCGGGCGACGTGATCCTCAAGTTCAACGGCGAACCCATCAAGCGCTGGTCCGACCTGCCCCGCATCGTGGGCGAAACCAAGCCGGGCACGCGCGCCGACATGGAAGTGTGGCGCAAGGGCAAGAACCTGACGCTGTCGGTCAAGGTGGGCGAGATCCCGACCGAGAAGGCCGCGGGCGCCAGCAAGAAGGGCGCGCCGCCGGTGCCGGAAGTCACCAATGCGCTGGGCTTGGGCGTGGTCGACGTGCCGGCCGACGTGCAGAAGAAGCTGCGCATCAAGGGCGGCGTCCAGGTCAAGGTGGCCGAAGGCGCCGCGGCCAAGGCCGGCCTGCAGGAAGGCGACATCGTGTTGGCCCTGAACGACACCGACGTCACCGGCGCCAAGCAGTTCGGCGAGCTCGTGGCCAAGCTGGACAAGGGCCGCGCGGCGGGGCTGCTGGTGCGCCGCGGCGACCAGACGCAGTGGGTGGCGGTGCCGGCATCGAAGTAA
- a CDS encoding MucB/RseB C-terminal domain-containing protein, translated as MALVLPSRWPVLGRAATLQAHRAGWFAATLLTAFLAAHEPARAADAAPAATDDVVQLLTRIQQAARKQDYAGVFMYQQGETIQSSRLVHVVDGTGERERLEILDGQPREYLRHNEDVQCLLPERKTVLLERRRGDRFPGLLLGEAANLSEHYKIHAESALHRVAGRECRLITIEPLDKLRYGYRLCADVETNLLLKAQTLNAARGVVEQVSFTSLRLGSEVDPQLLTSRWSTRDWKVLEPSMKPVDLAAQGWRIPAPKGFKAVMQVARSMGKGITVNQMVLSDGLAAISVFIEPYDSQRGHRPPHGAAQRGAITVYGTRIADFWLTAVGEVPLATLEQLAQATEYVPAAPAAAAPGADSK; from the coding sequence ATGGCGTTGGTGCTTCCATCGCGCTGGCCGGTGCTGGGCCGGGCCGCCACGCTGCAGGCCCACCGCGCCGGCTGGTTTGCCGCAACGCTCTTGACCGCTTTCCTGGCTGCGCACGAACCCGCGCGCGCAGCCGATGCCGCGCCTGCTGCCACCGATGACGTGGTTCAGCTGCTGACGCGCATCCAACAAGCCGCCCGCAAGCAGGACTACGCGGGCGTCTTCATGTACCAGCAGGGTGAAACGATCCAGTCCTCGCGCCTGGTGCACGTGGTAGACGGCACCGGCGAACGCGAGCGCCTGGAAATCCTCGACGGCCAACCCCGCGAGTATCTGCGCCACAACGAAGACGTGCAGTGTCTCCTCCCCGAGCGCAAGACCGTGCTGCTGGAACGCCGCCGCGGCGACCGCTTCCCCGGCCTGCTGCTGGGCGAGGCGGCCAACCTGTCCGAACACTACAAGATCCATGCCGAATCCGCCCTGCACCGCGTGGCCGGGCGCGAGTGCCGCCTGATCACGATCGAACCGCTGGACAAGCTGCGTTATGGCTACCGGCTGTGCGCGGACGTCGAAACCAATCTGCTGCTCAAGGCCCAGACGCTGAACGCCGCCCGCGGCGTGGTCGAGCAGGTGTCGTTCACCTCGCTGCGGCTAGGTTCGGAAGTCGACCCCCAGTTGCTGACTTCGCGCTGGAGCACGCGCGACTGGAAGGTGCTAGAACCCTCCATGAAGCCGGTGGATCTGGCCGCCCAAGGCTGGCGCATCCCGGCGCCCAAGGGGTTCAAGGCCGTCATGCAGGTGGCCCGTTCGATGGGGAAGGGCATCACGGTCAACCAGATGGTATTGTCCGATGGACTGGCGGCCATTTCCGTGTTCATCGAACCCTACGACAGCCAGCGCGGTCACCGTCCTCCCCATGGCGCCGCGCAGCGCGGGGCGATCACGGTCTACGGCACGCGCATCGCTGATTTCTGGCTGACCGCCGTGGGCGAAGTGCCCCTCGCGACGTTGGAACAGCTGGCGCAAGCCACTGAATATGTGCCCGCCGCGCCTGCGGCGGCAGCGCCCGGGGCCGATTCCAAGTGA
- a CDS encoding sigma-E factor negative regulatory protein: MQTAAKSVVIAESSWEESVSAWMDGEESDDIFPGLLSREGRETWDTYHLIGDSLRNADLALTPSAAFQARLARALDAELPIVAAPRRRSPLRVGLSGLAVAAAVATVAWVAQPYLTGEPATEVRVLADASSPAAAADDSGLRDYLEAHRQMAGPSAVRQVSFDTGVGR, encoded by the coding sequence ATGCAAACAGCAGCCAAATCCGTTGTGATCGCCGAGTCCTCCTGGGAGGAGTCGGTTTCCGCCTGGATGGACGGAGAGGAATCCGACGACATCTTTCCCGGCTTGTTGTCCCGCGAGGGGCGCGAGACCTGGGACACCTATCATCTGATCGGTGATTCCCTGCGCAACGCCGATCTGGCGCTGACCCCCAGCGCGGCCTTCCAGGCCCGCCTGGCACGGGCGCTGGACGCGGAATTGCCCATTGTTGCGGCGCCTCGGCGCCGCTCGCCATTGCGAGTCGGCTTGTCCGGCCTGGCGGTGGCCGCCGCCGTGGCGACCGTCGCCTGGGTGGCGCAGCCTTACCTGACCGGCGAACCTGCGACCGAAGTCCGCGTACTGGCCGATGCCAGCTCGCCGGCCGCGGCCGCCGACGATTCGGGCTTGCGCGACTACCTGGAAGCGCATCGCCAGATGGCCGGCCCGAGCGCTGTGCGCCAGGTGTCGTTCGACACCGGGGTGGGGCGCTGA
- the rpoE gene encoding RNA polymerase sigma factor RpoE, with protein sequence MSEREVDAELVARVQRGDKKAFDLLVLKYQRKILRLLARMIRDPSEIEDVAQEAFIKAYRALPQFRGESAFYTWLYRIAINTARNWLASQGRRPSAPNAIETEDGETFNETDNLTDISTPESMVASREIAETVNAAIEELPEELRTAIVLREIEGMSYEDIAQSMDCPIGTVRSRIFRAREAIAVKLRPLLGTDAERRW encoded by the coding sequence ATGAGCGAGCGCGAAGTCGACGCCGAGCTTGTCGCGCGCGTCCAGCGGGGCGACAAGAAGGCTTTCGACCTGCTGGTGCTCAAGTACCAGCGCAAGATTCTCCGTCTGCTGGCCCGCATGATCCGCGACCCCTCGGAAATCGAGGACGTGGCCCAGGAGGCTTTCATCAAGGCCTACCGCGCCTTGCCCCAGTTCCGCGGGGAAAGCGCCTTTTACACCTGGCTGTACCGGATCGCCATCAATACGGCGCGCAATTGGCTGGCCTCGCAGGGCCGGCGTCCCAGCGCGCCCAATGCGATAGAAACGGAAGACGGTGAAACTTTTAACGAAACCGACAACCTAACCGATATAAGCACGCCGGAGTCCATGGTCGCCAGCCGCGAAATCGCCGAGACGGTGAACGCCGCGATTGAGGAATTGCCTGAAGAGTTGCGTACCGCAATTGTCCTGCGTGAAATCGAAGGTATGAGTTACGAAGACATCGCCCAGAGCATGGATTGCCCGATCGGTACGGTGCGTTCCCGCATTTTTCGTGCGCGCGAAGCCATCGCCGTCAAGTTGCGTCCATTGCTAGGCACCGATGCCGAGCGTCGCTGGTAA